From Calothrix sp. PCC 6303, a single genomic window includes:
- a CDS encoding response regulator: MSLILLGTILIVEDSPSELELMSHYLHESGYNVIKAVDGREALIKAEEQKLDAVVTDVVMPGMSGFELCRALKRNPQTQKVPIVVCSSKNQEIDRLWAIRQGADAYVTKPYTRDQLLGVIKSVAV, from the coding sequence GTGAGCTTGATCCTACTCGGCACTATTTTAATTGTTGAAGATTCTCCTAGTGAGTTGGAGCTAATGAGTCACTATTTACACGAAAGTGGATATAACGTCATTAAAGCCGTCGATGGGAGAGAAGCCTTAATTAAAGCCGAAGAACAGAAACTAGATGCCGTTGTTACAGATGTGGTGATGCCGGGGATGAGTGGTTTTGAGCTATGTAGAGCGCTCAAACGAAATCCTCAAACTCAAAAAGTGCCAATTGTAGTTTGCAGTTCCAAAAACCAAGAAATTGATCGATTGTGGGCAATACGTCAGGGGGCTGATGCTTATGTCACCAAACCCTATACTCGTGATCAACTTTTAGGTGTAATTAAATCAGTGGCAGTTTAA
- a CDS encoding response regulator produces the protein MSTTSLGGYKFFPKLHPLSLLAQLTSRRATGCLRVMTGAISWSLYLDEGKLTYASYSDQLFNWLDGHLENLSRQNPALNSATRMQMRLLFEGKQDNSAIAQVDYQAICWLVNRGYLTSEQAAFLIEEMAKEVLESFLALKEGSYELNRETCLDEYPKFCHLDLRSLVEHCQSQLRNRQNNQFSPTEDTPGASITEAYQSKPPTRGEVEELSEVEETAPSQPATEDLRQTPINQGDKKSSKTYTVACIDDSPTVLNSIKLFLDDENFSVVMINDPVKALMQILRSKPDLVLMDVEMPNLDGYELCSLLRRHSAFKDIPIVMVTGRTGFIDRAKAKMVRSSGYLTKPFTQEELLKIVYKHIH, from the coding sequence ATGAGCACAACATCTCTAGGTGGCTACAAGTTTTTTCCAAAGCTTCACCCATTGTCACTTCTAGCACAATTAACAAGTCGGCGGGCTACAGGTTGCCTACGAGTGATGACCGGAGCGATTTCATGGTCACTTTACCTAGATGAAGGTAAACTAACTTACGCATCCTATTCCGACCAGCTATTTAATTGGTTAGATGGTCATCTGGAAAACTTGAGTCGGCAAAATCCGGCGCTCAATAGTGCAACGCGAATGCAAATGCGGCTACTGTTTGAAGGTAAGCAGGACAATAGCGCGATCGCACAAGTAGATTATCAGGCAATTTGCTGGTTAGTAAACCGGGGTTATCTAACATCAGAACAAGCTGCTTTTCTAATCGAGGAAATGGCAAAAGAGGTATTAGAATCTTTTTTGGCTTTAAAAGAGGGTAGTTATGAACTGAATCGTGAGACTTGTTTGGATGAATATCCAAAATTTTGCCATTTAGATTTGCGCTCTTTGGTGGAACATTGCCAAAGTCAACTGCGAAACCGGCAAAATAATCAATTTTCCCCTACTGAGGACACCCCCGGTGCATCCATAACCGAAGCTTACCAAAGCAAACCTCCCACCAGAGGTGAAGTGGAAGAGTTATCAGAAGTTGAAGAAACTGCACCTTCGCAACCAGCAACAGAAGATTTGAGACAAACACCAATAAATCAAGGAGACAAGAAATCCAGCAAGACTTATACAGTTGCCTGCATCGACGATAGTCCCACAGTTTTGAACTCAATCAAACTATTTTTGGATGACGAAAACTTTTCAGTTGTGATGATTAACGATCCAGTTAAAGCTTTGATGCAAATTCTCAGAAGCAAACCCGATTTGGTTTTGATGGATGTAGAAATGCCAAACTTGGACGGTTACGAACTATGCTCACTATTGAGGAGACATTCTGCATTCAAAGATATTCCCATTGTCATGGTAACGGGTAGAACAGGCTTCATCGATCGGGCTAAAGCCAAGATGGTCAGATCATCAGGTTATCTCACCAAACCTTTCACACAAGAAGAATTATTAAAAATTGTTTACAAACACATCCATTAA
- a CDS encoding methyl-accepting chemotaxis protein yields the protein MSHKTDAAKSRDIQSRSASTPEVIAGINKIDNKNSIILSSDQSITPQPYNPPMNPILSRFQELSLRTKATVIAIAIGTFPVLALGTVSNLLISESIKNKIFQVQQIEASGLGDQINQFMKERYKDIKILASSAILTDKSFRETSTPQQKVQILDQLIDGSNQIYDSVTILGLDGQVVAQSKGEEAIGSFSDRKYFQTAKQIDRPLITQPEASKSSKKLSIYALAPVKDVATNETIYIVRARIPIKSLENVVKAYSANYGEFYISDSTGKFFLASNQENVGHEAKTDFPGLSQQQASKSEGTFITTTKPDNQEKLVSFTSRKIEGLTDLDLKWQVIFAVDKATALAPKTQLFWLTALGTIVAALAAAGIAYILAKRATQPILNATNIVAGLGKGDFSNRLEVNRQDELGTLGTNINNMAEELQTLLRKQELDVERAKYLAEITLRIRRTLKSDEIFNTGVREIRQALQTDRVVIYKFNQETWEGTVVAESLTASFPKMTGVEIYDPCFREKHLETYKNGRIRVINNIYDDPNLANANCYIKMLEKFEVKANLIAPIVRQENLVGLLIAHHCDSPRIWQKNEIELFQQLAIQIGYALEQAQLMEELDQGRQVAELSTKDERYQKEALQTQLLELLTEVEGAASGDLTVRADVTAGEIGTVADFFNSIVESLRDIVTQVKETATKVNSAISSNSGEINHLAEEALNQAAEINHTLDAVDNMTISMKNVAENAQQAAEVANAARTTANKSGHAMDLTVQNILNLRETVGETAKKVKRLGESTQQISHVVALINQISMQTNLLAINAGIEAARAGEEGQGFAIVAEEVGELAARSASATKEIEQIVENIQRETTEVVQAMEMGTTQVVEGTRIVEDAKLSLGQILEISGQIDALVQLISNTTASQVETSQAVSQLMRQIAITSQRTSDSSRQVSRSLQQTVEISQQLQTTVGTFKVN from the coding sequence ATGTCTCATAAAACAGACGCGGCTAAAAGTCGGGATATTCAAAGCAGATCAGCATCTACACCAGAGGTGATTGCTGGAATTAACAAAATAGATAACAAAAATAGCATTATCTTATCTTCGGATCAATCCATTACTCCACAACCCTATAATCCTCCCATGAATCCGATTTTATCGAGATTTCAAGAATTGAGCCTACGCACAAAAGCTACAGTCATTGCGATCGCCATCGGGACTTTTCCGGTACTGGCATTAGGAACAGTATCAAATTTATTAATTAGCGAGTCCATTAAAAACAAGATTTTTCAGGTGCAGCAGATTGAGGCTTCCGGGTTAGGGGATCAAATCAATCAGTTCATGAAAGAACGCTATAAAGACATTAAAATTCTTGCCAGTTCTGCAATTTTAACTGATAAAAGTTTTCGAGAAACTTCCACTCCACAGCAAAAAGTCCAGATTCTCGATCAACTAATTGATGGTAGTAATCAGATTTACGATAGTGTCACCATTCTTGGTCTAGATGGTCAAGTGGTTGCTCAATCGAAAGGAGAAGAAGCGATTGGCAGTTTTAGCGATCGCAAATACTTTCAAACTGCAAAACAAATCGATCGCCCATTAATCACCCAACCAGAAGCCTCAAAATCATCCAAAAAATTAAGTATATACGCGTTAGCCCCCGTTAAAGATGTAGCTACAAATGAAACGATTTATATTGTCAGGGCACGCATCCCAATTAAATCTTTAGAAAATGTTGTCAAAGCCTATTCGGCAAACTACGGAGAATTTTACATCAGTGATAGCACAGGAAAATTTTTCCTCGCAAGTAATCAAGAAAATGTTGGGCACGAAGCTAAAACTGATTTTCCCGGCTTGAGCCAGCAGCAAGCATCAAAGTCGGAAGGTACATTTATTACCACAACTAAACCTGACAACCAAGAAAAATTAGTCAGCTTTACTTCCAGAAAAATTGAGGGCTTGACTGATCTAGATTTAAAGTGGCAGGTAATCTTTGCCGTTGACAAAGCAACAGCATTAGCCCCAAAAACACAACTATTTTGGCTCACAGCCTTAGGTACCATAGTTGCAGCCCTAGCTGCTGCTGGCATTGCCTATATTCTTGCTAAACGGGCAACTCAACCAATTTTGAATGCCACAAACATAGTTGCTGGACTTGGGAAAGGAGACTTCAGCAACCGTTTGGAAGTCAATCGCCAAGACGAATTGGGTACTCTGGGCACAAATATCAATAATATGGCAGAAGAGCTACAAACACTGCTGCGAAAACAAGAACTAGATGTTGAACGAGCTAAATATTTAGCAGAAATTACCCTGCGAATTCGTCGTACCCTCAAAAGCGACGAGATATTTAACACTGGAGTTAGAGAAATTCGCCAAGCTTTGCAAACTGACCGAGTTGTAATATACAAATTTAATCAGGAAACTTGGGAAGGAACTGTAGTTGCGGAATCTCTAACTGCAAGCTTTCCTAAAATGACAGGAGTTGAAATCTATGACCCATGTTTTCGAGAAAAACATTTAGAGACCTACAAAAATGGTCGGATTCGCGTCATCAACAATATCTATGATGACCCTAACTTAGCAAATGCTAATTGCTACATCAAAATGCTGGAGAAATTTGAGGTCAAAGCTAATTTGATTGCCCCGATTGTCAGGCAAGAAAACTTGGTTGGATTACTGATTGCCCATCATTGTGATAGTCCCCGCATATGGCAAAAAAATGAAATTGAGTTATTCCAACAGCTAGCAATTCAAATCGGTTATGCCTTAGAACAGGCACAATTGATGGAGGAATTAGATCAAGGTCGGCAAGTTGCCGAGTTATCCACCAAAGATGAACGATATCAAAAAGAAGCCCTGCAAACCCAGCTTTTAGAACTGCTGACTGAAGTAGAAGGTGCAGCTAGCGGTGATTTGACTGTTCGTGCTGACGTTACAGCCGGGGAAATTGGTACAGTCGCAGACTTTTTCAATTCCATAGTTGAAAGTCTACGGGATATTGTCACCCAAGTTAAGGAAACAGCCACCAAAGTTAACTCTGCAATTAGTAGTAATTCTGGAGAAATCAACCATTTGGCAGAGGAAGCACTCAATCAAGCCGCTGAAATCAACCATACTCTGGATGCAGTTGATAATATGACCATTTCCATGAAAAATGTAGCTGAGAATGCCCAGCAAGCAGCGGAAGTGGCTAATGCTGCTCGCACCACAGCTAATAAGAGTGGACATGCCATGGATTTGACGGTACAAAACATTTTAAATTTGCGGGAAACTGTTGGTGAAACAGCCAAGAAAGTTAAACGATTGGGTGAATCTACACAACAAATTTCCCATGTGGTGGCGCTAATTAATCAAATTTCCATGCAAACCAATCTTCTTGCCATTAATGCTGGAATTGAAGCAGCACGCGCTGGAGAGGAAGGGCAAGGTTTTGCGATTGTCGCTGAAGAAGTTGGTGAATTAGCTGCACGTTCAGCTTCAGCAACCAAAGAAATTGAGCAAATAGTCGAAAATATCCAGCGAGAAACAACAGAAGTTGTTCAGGCAATGGAAATGGGAACTACCCAAGTAGTAGAAGGTACAAGAATTGTGGAAGATGCCAAATTAAGTTTGGGACAGATATTAGAAATATCTGGACAAATTGATGCATTGGTACAGTTAATATCAAATACAACTGCTTCACAAGTAGAAACTTCCCAAGCCGTGAGTCAATTGATGAGGCAGATTGCAATCACATCACAA
- a CDS encoding chemotaxis protein CheW → MDSSKITITPKAESNNLVDGYLKFHLNRQTTAVVAMRHTQEAVVVPVESVTSMPGMAPCILGLMNWRSRILWTIDLPRMLNLESVEMRSRQYNVIVIRVDALIFGLIVDEIIGTTKFLVDEIHSPIGQVASSLVPYLRGCVAKETETILVLDAQAIVHSSELRT, encoded by the coding sequence ATGGACAGTTCCAAAATCACAATTACGCCAAAAGCAGAATCAAATAACTTAGTAGATGGTTATCTGAAATTTCATCTAAACCGTCAAACAACTGCCGTTGTGGCAATGCGTCATACCCAAGAAGCAGTTGTGGTACCAGTTGAGTCGGTAACTTCAATGCCGGGAATGGCACCTTGTATTTTGGGGTTGATGAATTGGCGAAGTCGAATACTTTGGACAATTGACTTACCAAGGATGCTGAACTTGGAGTCAGTAGAAATGCGATCGCGTCAATACAATGTGATTGTAATTCGTGTGGATGCATTAATTTTCGGTTTAATTGTCGATGAAATCATCGGCACAACTAAATTTTTGGTTGATGAGATCCATTCACCCATTGGACAGGTGGCATCTAGTTTAGTGCCTTACTTGCGAGGATGCGTTGCTAAAGAGACAGAAACAATTTTGGTATTAGACGCACAGGCAATTGTCCATTCTTCGGAACTACGAACTTAA